A stretch of Bradyrhizobium sp. AZCC 2262 DNA encodes these proteins:
- a CDS encoding ABC transporter permease → MSARRIFAQPARFAAIAPYLWMVLFFLVPFGFVLKISLSQTAIAQPPYLPLFDFTEGWAAIKAAFAQLSLDNFRLLVSDNLYISSYLRSLVVAVASTLILLLIGYPIAYGMARLPQRWQAIAMMLVIVPFWTSFLIRIYAWINILQHDGLLNKILLALHLVSAPVVWLSTDTAMYIGIVYSYLPFMILPLYATLAKMDPSLLEAASDLGASPVRAFWLVTFPLSLPGVGAGALLCFIPIVGEFVIPDLLAGSGSMMIGQTLWLEFFTNKDWPVAAAAAVALLVLLVPPLLLYDRLQRRQLGAAD, encoded by the coding sequence ATGAGCGCGCGCCGCATCTTCGCGCAGCCGGCGCGCTTTGCCGCGATCGCGCCCTATTTGTGGATGGTGCTGTTCTTCCTGGTACCGTTCGGCTTCGTGCTGAAGATCAGCCTGTCGCAGACCGCGATCGCGCAGCCGCCCTATCTGCCTCTGTTCGATTTCACCGAAGGGTGGGCGGCGATCAAGGCGGCGTTCGCGCAGCTCTCGCTGGATAATTTCAGGCTGCTGGTCTCGGACAATCTCTACATCAGTTCTTACCTGCGCAGCCTCGTCGTCGCGGTGGCCTCGACATTGATCCTGCTGTTGATCGGCTACCCGATCGCCTATGGCATGGCGCGGCTGCCGCAACGCTGGCAGGCGATTGCGATGATGCTGGTAATCGTACCGTTCTGGACTTCGTTCCTGATCCGCATCTATGCCTGGATTAATATTTTGCAGCATGACGGCCTGCTCAACAAGATTCTCCTCGCATTGCATCTGGTGTCGGCGCCGGTGGTATGGCTTTCGACCGACACCGCGATGTATATCGGCATCGTCTATTCCTATCTGCCGTTCATGATCCTGCCGCTCTATGCGACGCTGGCCAAAATGGATCCCTCGCTGCTGGAAGCCGCAAGCGATCTCGGCGCGTCGCCGGTGCGAGCGTTCTGGCTGGTGACGTTTCCGCTGTCCTTGCCGGGCGTCGGCGCCGGTGCGCTTTTGTGCTTCATCCCGATCGTCGGCGAGTTCGTGATTCCCGATCTGCTTGCCGGCTCCGGTTCGATGATGATCGGGCAGACGTTGTGGCTGGAATTCTTCACCAACAAGGATTGGCCGGTCGCTGCTGCCGCCGCGGTCGCGTTGCTGGTGTTGCTGGTGCCGCCGCTGCTGCTCTACGACCGCCTGCAGCGCCGTCAGCTCGGAGCTGCGGACTGA
- a CDS encoding superoxide dismutase, producing the protein MAYEIKPFSLDPKSVKGISEKILISHYENNYVGAVKRLNAIAAQLMELDFAKAPNFLINGLKREELVAMNSMILHEAYFDSLGGGGAARGSLGDAIARDFGSVDRWRAEFSAMGKAEGGGSGWVLLSYSPHDKRLVNQWAADHTNAVAGGRPVIALDMYEHAYHMDYGAKAGAYVDAFMEAINWDNAAKLYDRVSREG; encoded by the coding sequence ATGGCCTATGAGATCAAGCCGTTCTCGCTCGATCCGAAATCGGTGAAGGGAATTTCCGAGAAAATTCTCATAAGCCACTATGAGAACAATTATGTCGGCGCGGTGAAGCGCTTGAACGCCATCGCTGCTCAACTGATGGAGCTAGACTTTGCCAAGGCGCCGAATTTTCTGATCAATGGCCTCAAGCGCGAAGAACTGGTCGCGATGAACTCAATGATTTTGCACGAGGCCTATTTCGACAGTCTCGGTGGCGGCGGTGCTGCGCGAGGCTCACTGGGAGACGCGATTGCGCGCGATTTCGGCAGCGTCGATCGCTGGCGCGCGGAATTCTCCGCGATGGGCAAGGCGGAAGGTGGCGGTTCCGGTTGGGTGCTGCTGTCTTATTCGCCTCACGACAAGCGACTGGTCAATCAATGGGCGGCCGATCACACGAATGCCGTCGCCGGTGGCCGGCCGGTGATTGCGCTCGACATGTACGAACACGCCTATCACATGGATTATGGTGCCAAGGCGGGAGCCTATGTCGATGCCTTCATGGAGGCCATCAATTGGGATAACGCGGCGAAGCTATACGACCGGGTCAGCCGCGAGGGGTGA
- a CDS encoding ABC transporter substrate-binding protein, with protein MISRRSVSLAVAAVGLFYATAPALAQQKTITVWFGKGFYKSEDDALLEAIKKFEAKTGIKVELSQYAIQDMIPKTVAALDSGTVPDVAYADTYDVQVQGKWAYEGKLEDLGDVLTPMKSAFAPNTLETALLYNDVAKKKAYYGFPLKQQSMHVQIWQDLLEQAGFKQSDIPTKWEDYWSFWCDKVQSASRKATGQRIYAVGQPMGVESTDSFQSFYTFMDAYDVKLVDDEGKLLVDDPKVRENLTKALKDYTDTYIRGCTPPSSTTWKDPDNNVAFHNKTIAMTHNFTISIAAKWLDDSNNAALTPEQRALGKKNYDEVIITASFPNKPDGTPIKYRSDVKTGLMFTSAKNKAEGKEFIKFLLQEENLRPYIEGALGRWFPVTTASQQSPFWQADRHRKAVYNQFTGGTTPFDFTKNWKFTILNNENVWAKAMNRVVSEKVPVDKAVDELIARIKQVAG; from the coding sequence GTGATATCCAGGAGATCAGTTTCACTCGCGGTCGCTGCGGTCGGGCTGTTTTACGCCACTGCACCCGCGCTCGCCCAGCAAAAGACCATCACCGTCTGGTTCGGCAAGGGTTTTTACAAATCCGAGGACGACGCGCTTCTGGAGGCGATCAAGAAATTCGAGGCCAAGACCGGCATCAAGGTCGAGCTGTCGCAATACGCCATCCAGGACATGATCCCGAAGACGGTGGCGGCGCTGGACTCGGGCACCGTGCCCGACGTCGCCTATGCGGACACCTATGACGTGCAGGTGCAGGGCAAGTGGGCCTATGAGGGCAAGCTCGAGGACCTCGGTGACGTCCTGACGCCGATGAAATCGGCGTTCGCGCCCAACACGCTCGAGACCGCGCTGCTCTACAATGATGTGGCCAAGAAGAAGGCGTACTACGGCTTCCCGCTGAAGCAGCAGAGCATGCACGTCCAGATCTGGCAGGACCTGCTGGAGCAGGCCGGCTTCAAGCAAAGCGACATCCCGACCAAATGGGAAGACTACTGGTCGTTCTGGTGCGACAAGGTGCAGTCGGCCAGCCGCAAGGCCACCGGCCAGCGCATCTACGCCGTCGGTCAGCCGATGGGCGTGGAATCCACCGACTCGTTCCAGTCGTTCTACACCTTCATGGACGCCTATGACGTCAAGCTGGTCGACGACGAGGGCAAGCTTCTGGTCGACGATCCCAAGGTACGCGAAAACCTGACCAAGGCGCTGAAGGATTACACCGATACCTACATCCGCGGCTGCACGCCGCCTTCCTCCACCACCTGGAAGGATCCGGACAACAACGTCGCCTTCCACAACAAGACCATCGCGATGACGCACAATTTCACGATCTCGATCGCGGCGAAATGGCTCGACGACTCCAACAATGCCGCCCTGACACCGGAACAGCGCGCGCTCGGCAAGAAGAACTACGACGAGGTCATCATCACCGCCTCGTTCCCGAACAAACCGGACGGCACCCCGATCAAGTACCGTTCGGACGTCAAGACCGGCCTGATGTTCACCTCCGCCAAGAACAAGGCCGAGGGCAAGGAGTTCATCAAGTTCCTGCTGCAGGAGGAAAACCTTCGACCCTATATCGAAGGCGCGCTCGGCCGCTGGTTCCCGGTGACGACGGCAAGCCAGCAGAGCCCGTTCTGGCAGGCTGACCGGCATCGCAAGGCGGTGTACAACCAGTTCACCGGCGGCACCACGCCGTTCGACTTCACCAAGAACTGGAAGTTCACGATCCTCAATAACGAGAACGTCTGGGCCAAGGCGATGAACCGCGTGGTGAGCGAGAAGGTGCCGGTCGACAAGGCCGTCGACGAACTGATCGCCCGCATCAAGCAGGTCGCGGGTTGA
- a CDS encoding DUF1127 domain-containing protein produces MSNYSPQGLTLPREPAGMRALRQQSVSSSSASSWLRTLEFWIDRSRQRRQLGELAELNDYLLKDIGVSREEAMREAEKPFWR; encoded by the coding sequence ATGTCAAATTATTCTCCGCAAGGACTGACCTTGCCGCGCGAACCCGCCGGCATGCGGGCCCTTCGTCAACAATCTGTCTCATCAAGTTCGGCTAGCAGTTGGTTGCGCACGCTGGAATTCTGGATCGACCGAAGCCGGCAGCGAAGGCAACTCGGCGAACTGGCCGAGCTAAACGATTATCTTCTCAAGGACATCGGCGTGTCCCGGGAGGAGGCAATGCGCGAAGCGGAAAAGCCGTTCTGGCGTTGA
- a CDS encoding ABC transporter ATP-binding protein, which produces MTEESPEIDAPKTDMPAPPARPAPPTEAAADVPLLRIEGVSKKFGTFRAVDRLSLDIAAGEFFALLGPSGCGKTTLLRMLAGFETPDEGRILLGGRDIAPVLPHERPVNMMFQNYALFPHLNVRDNIAFGLKRAGMSRAAIDTRVAEMVALVKLDGMEKRKPDQLSGGQKQRVALARSLARRPKVLLLDEPLAALDKKLRESTQLELMELQRRLGMTFIIVTHDQEEAMTMANRIGVMDAGRLEQVATPRDLYEAPASRWVAEFVGDVNLFEGEVTSNGHHRLTVATRDGVAIVVAEPRQPITKPVVTVAIRPEKVKLSRRGPASDVVNSQAINRLDGVVNDVGYLGGSTVYKIKLDSGAVVRSSMANTARIDGDTYGAGQRVVAWFTPDDCMVLER; this is translated from the coding sequence ATGACCGAGGAATCGCCGGAAATCGACGCACCGAAAACCGATATGCCTGCACCGCCGGCGAGGCCCGCACCGCCGACCGAGGCGGCTGCCGACGTGCCGCTGCTCCGCATCGAGGGGGTCTCCAAGAAATTCGGCACCTTCCGCGCGGTGGACCGGCTCTCGCTCGACATCGCCGCGGGCGAGTTCTTTGCGCTCCTGGGCCCGAGCGGCTGCGGCAAGACCACGCTGCTGCGGATGCTTGCCGGCTTCGAGACGCCGGACGAGGGCCGCATCCTGCTCGGCGGCCGCGACATCGCGCCGGTGCTGCCGCACGAGCGGCCGGTCAACATGATGTTCCAGAATTACGCGCTGTTTCCGCATCTCAACGTGCGGGACAATATCGCGTTCGGGCTGAAGCGCGCGGGGATGTCGCGCGCCGCCATCGATACCCGCGTCGCCGAGATGGTCGCGCTGGTCAAGCTTGATGGCATGGAGAAGCGCAAGCCCGATCAGCTTTCCGGCGGCCAGAAGCAGCGCGTGGCGCTGGCCCGCTCGTTGGCGCGGCGTCCCAAGGTTCTGTTGCTCGACGAGCCTTTGGCGGCGCTCGACAAGAAGCTGCGCGAAAGCACGCAACTGGAACTGATGGAGCTGCAACGCCGTCTCGGCATGACCTTCATCATCGTCACCCATGATCAGGAAGAGGCGATGACGATGGCGAACAGAATCGGCGTGATGGACGCCGGCCGGCTCGAACAGGTCGCAACCCCGCGCGACCTTTACGAGGCGCCCGCCTCGCGCTGGGTCGCCGAGTTCGTCGGCGACGTCAACCTGTTCGAGGGAGAAGTCACGTCGAACGGGCATCATCGGCTGACAGTTGCGACCCGGGATGGCGTCGCCATCGTGGTCGCGGAGCCGCGTCAACCGATCACTAAGCCTGTCGTCACGGTCGCGATCCGCCCCGAGAAGGTAAAACTGTCGCGCCGCGGCCCGGCGTCGGATGTGGTCAATTCGCAGGCGATCAACCGGCTCGATGGCGTCGTCAACGATGTCGGCTATCTCGGCGGCTCGACCGTCTACAAGATCAAGCTCGATTCCGGCGCCGTGGTGCGCTCGTCGATGGCCAATACGGCGCGGATCGACGGGGATACCTATGGCGCGGGCCAGCGCGTGGTGGCCTGGTTCACGCCCGACGACTGCATGGTGCTGGAACGATGA
- a CDS encoding amidohydrolase family protein, producing the protein MTIIDSQVHAYEANTPKRPWHSVPNWPDHVTGDEMVAAMDKVGVDGAIFISAFSLYRYDASYAVEVQRAHPGRLAIVKPLDPDDPDVADVVADWKKTPGAVGIRVMLRKEEKRATDDPGLDRIARAAVRYDFPLNILCWDNLDAGIAFIDRHPDTRFIVDHLGILQPRVPPAPPEPWANLPKVLELARRPNAVIKVSGACTLSRQPYPYPDIWDPLARVFDAWGFDRCLWGTDWTRAFAVVNYEQAVEPFLKTDRLSDTERAMLMGCACAKAYGWSPKKS; encoded by the coding sequence ATGACGATTATCGACTCCCAGGTCCACGCCTATGAGGCGAACACACCGAAGCGGCCTTGGCACAGCGTGCCGAACTGGCCCGATCACGTCACGGGTGACGAGATGGTGGCGGCGATGGACAAGGTCGGCGTCGACGGCGCGATCTTCATCTCCGCCTTTTCCTTGTACCGCTACGACGCCAGTTACGCCGTGGAAGTGCAGCGGGCCCATCCCGGCCGGCTCGCCATCGTCAAGCCGCTCGACCCTGATGATCCCGATGTGGCCGACGTTGTCGCCGACTGGAAGAAAACGCCGGGCGCGGTCGGAATCCGCGTCATGCTGCGGAAGGAGGAGAAGCGCGCGACTGATGATCCCGGCCTCGACCGGATCGCGCGCGCGGCCGTTCGTTACGACTTTCCACTCAACATCCTGTGCTGGGACAATCTGGACGCGGGCATTGCGTTCATCGATCGCCATCCCGACACACGATTCATCGTCGACCATCTGGGCATCCTGCAGCCCCGCGTGCCGCCTGCGCCGCCCGAGCCGTGGGCCAACCTCCCGAAGGTGCTGGAACTCGCCAGGCGCCCCAACGCCGTGATCAAGGTCAGCGGCGCTTGCACGCTTTCGCGGCAGCCGTATCCGTATCCCGACATCTGGGACCCGCTCGCCCGCGTATTCGATGCCTGGGGTTTTGATCGCTGCCTGTGGGGCACGGACTGGACGCGGGCGTTTGCCGTCGTCAACTACGAGCAGGCCGTCGAGCCCTTCCTGAAGACGGACCGCCTGAGCGACACCGAGCGGGCCATGCTGATGGGCTGCGCTTGCGCCAAGGCCTATGGCTGGTCACCGAAGAAGAGCTAG
- a CDS encoding glutathione S-transferase family protein translates to MGNVTVYGFPVSTFVNIVRLVLTEKGVSFTFCDLELEMGSPRHLALHPFNRVPILDHDGFVLYETSAIATYVDQAFDGPQLQPDDPRERARMNRWISALNNYYYPYIAYHLSHERLIYPVLGIAPDEKVVAAALPKITLGLDVMENDLDPGRKFLVNDRPTLADFFMLPTMTSLSLTPEGQQMLRSKPRIAACGHGGVAERHCRARAMVMPHVGRPVEHARQWVVDHRPRY, encoded by the coding sequence GTGGGCAACGTCACTGTTTACGGCTTTCCGGTCAGTACCTTCGTGAACATCGTCCGGCTCGTGCTGACCGAGAAAGGCGTGTCGTTCACGTTCTGCGATCTGGAGCTGGAGATGGGCAGCCCACGTCATCTCGCGCTGCATCCGTTCAACCGCGTCCCGATTCTCGACCACGACGGGTTCGTGCTCTACGAAACCTCCGCAATCGCCACCTATGTCGATCAGGCGTTCGATGGCCCGCAGCTTCAGCCCGACGACCCGCGAGAGCGGGCGCGGATGAACCGGTGGATCAGCGCGTTGAACAATTATTATTATCCCTACATCGCCTACCATCTTAGCCATGAGCGTTTGATCTATCCGGTTCTCGGCATCGCGCCGGATGAAAAGGTCGTCGCCGCTGCGCTGCCGAAGATCACGCTCGGCCTCGACGTCATGGAAAATGACCTTGATCCCGGCCGGAAATTCCTGGTCAATGACCGGCCAACGCTCGCCGACTTCTTCATGTTACCGACGATGACGAGCCTCAGCCTCACGCCGGAAGGACAGCAGATGCTGCGCAGCAAGCCACGCATCGCTGCGTGCGGCCATGGAGGCGTTGCCGAGCGTCATTGCCGTGCGCGCGCGATGGTGATGCCTCACGTCGGAAGGCCCGTCGAACACGCGCGCCAATGGGTGGTCGATCATCGGCCAAGATACTAG
- a CDS encoding GlcG/HbpS family heme-binding protein, translating to MIVRNLPAVTAISCLLAGPAAAQEALVTYKSLSPELAQDLARATLADCRKRGFQVTVAVVDRFGVMQVLLRDRFAGPHTVSTASGKAWTAASFRTSTTELNAISQPGMMQAGIRSLPGAVIVGGGLTVEAGGSLLGAVGVSGAPGGDADEACAKAGIDAVRDKLDF from the coding sequence ATGATCGTTCGCAATCTGCCGGCCGTCACGGCGATCTCTTGCCTGCTCGCCGGCCCGGCCGCCGCCCAGGAAGCGCTCGTGACCTACAAGTCGCTGAGCCCCGAACTGGCGCAGGATCTGGCACGCGCAACATTGGCGGATTGCCGGAAGCGCGGCTTTCAGGTGACGGTCGCCGTCGTCGACCGCTTCGGCGTCATGCAGGTCCTGCTGCGTGACCGCTTTGCCGGCCCCCACACGGTTTCGACCGCTTCGGGCAAAGCGTGGACCGCGGCCAGCTTTCGCACCAGTACGACCGAGCTCAACGCCATCAGCCAGCCCGGGATGATGCAGGCCGGAATCCGCAGCCTGCCCGGTGCCGTCATCGTCGGCGGCGGGTTGACGGTCGAAGCCGGCGGCTCGTTGCTGGGCGCCGTCGGCGTGTCCGGGGCTCCCGGCGGCGACGCGGACGAAGCCTGCGCCAAGGCGGGCATCGACGCCGTACGCGACAAGCTCGATTTCTAG
- a CDS encoding serine hydrolase domain-containing protein: protein MVVATTVSGPASARELQPLATATPDQVGMSAERLGRITSTLKKEIADGKLPGAVVMVARKGKIVYSDAIGFQDKGANTPMKPDSIFRIYSMTKPLVSVAAMLLVEDGVIQLTDPISKFLPAFKDVQVSVAAPGPDGKATYTNVPAARPIIVQDLLRHSAGLAYAEITKNEPVKAAYVEAKFSQPGVHEYDSRGMTPAEQVERIAKAPLIHQPGTMWEYSMAVDILGRVVEAASGKRLAVFMDERLFTPLKMVDTGFWVPASKMSRLAQPLPVDPASGQKVSVLDVSAEPGNDSGGAGGLSTANDYLRFGQMLVNGGELDGVRVMSRSTIKLMTSDHLGTRVAAPLQPGELLLGTPGYTFGLGFAVRQNDGIAGVPGSAGEFMWAGYAGTYFWVDPKEEIVGVYMTQAPSPIRAYYRRMFKSLVYQALVD from the coding sequence ATGGTGGTCGCCACGACAGTGTCGGGACCAGCCAGCGCACGCGAACTCCAGCCCCTTGCTACAGCGACGCCCGATCAGGTGGGCATGTCAGCCGAGCGCCTTGGGCGGATAACCTCGACGCTAAAGAAGGAGATTGCCGACGGCAAGTTGCCAGGGGCGGTCGTCATGGTCGCCCGCAAGGGGAAGATCGTCTATTCGGACGCCATCGGCTTCCAGGACAAGGGCGCAAATACGCCGATGAAGCCCGACTCGATTTTCCGCATCTACTCAATGACCAAGCCGCTTGTTTCGGTGGCAGCAATGTTGCTGGTCGAAGATGGCGTCATCCAACTCACCGATCCCATCTCCAAATTCCTGCCAGCCTTCAAGGACGTGCAGGTGAGCGTGGCAGCCCCAGGGCCCGATGGTAAGGCCACCTACACGAACGTACCGGCTGCGAGGCCGATCATCGTGCAGGACCTGTTGCGGCATAGCGCAGGTCTCGCCTATGCGGAGATTACCAAGAACGAGCCTGTGAAGGCGGCCTACGTCGAGGCCAAGTTCTCCCAGCCGGGCGTCCACGAGTACGACTCTCGCGGCATGACGCCAGCCGAGCAAGTCGAGCGCATCGCCAAGGCGCCCTTGATTCATCAGCCTGGTACGATGTGGGAATACAGCATGGCTGTCGATATTCTCGGCCGTGTCGTCGAGGCTGCGTCTGGCAAGCGGCTTGCCGTCTTTATGGATGAGCGGCTGTTCACGCCGCTCAAGATGGTCGACACGGGTTTTTGGGTTCCTGCGTCAAAGATGTCGCGCCTTGCTCAGCCCCTGCCGGTCGACCCGGCGTCGGGCCAGAAAGTAAGCGTACTCGATGTGTCTGCGGAGCCGGGGAACGATTCCGGCGGCGCTGGAGGCCTTTCAACCGCCAATGATTATTTGCGGTTCGGACAGATGCTAGTGAATGGTGGCGAACTCGACGGCGTGCGCGTGATGAGCCGCTCCACCATCAAACTGATGACGTCGGACCATCTCGGCACGCGTGTCGCAGCGCCATTGCAGCCGGGTGAGCTTCTGCTGGGAACGCCGGGCTATACATTCGGTCTTGGCTTTGCAGTACGCCAGAATGACGGGATTGCTGGCGTGCCCGGCTCCGCGGGCGAGTTCATGTGGGCTGGTTACGCCGGCACGTACTTCTGGGTAGATCCCAAGGAAGAGATCGTCGGTGTCTACATGACACAGGCGCCGAGCCCGATACGCGCGTATTACCGCAGGATGTTCAAGTCGCTCGTCTATCAGGCACTCGTGGACTGA
- a CDS encoding carbohydrate ABC transporter permease: MKLPTLREVGTETKLLLIGIPVFIWTMVPIYHMFLFAISPKEDAFSGKLWPTHPTLNNFSIVFHQQHYFLRDFWIQFFNSVVIALSAGALTLVIATAAAFSISRLRVPGGRWVMNLALFTYFIPAAFLAVPMYRTMGNYGLLNNHWSLILAMVTIASPYAIWVLKQASDKLPVELDEAATMDGATTLQLFRLVYVPLMMPSLVAIGTYAILLAWNEYLYAFLLLSKDTEITLPVALGNFLAADDSPWELLMTTGFIYALPPAAIYYAFKRYMVGGLTAGAVKS, from the coding sequence ATGAAGCTGCCAACACTCCGCGAAGTCGGCACCGAAACAAAACTGCTCCTGATCGGCATCCCCGTGTTCATCTGGACCATGGTGCCGATCTATCACATGTTCCTGTTCGCGATCTCGCCGAAGGAGGATGCGTTCTCGGGAAAACTCTGGCCCACGCATCCGACGCTGAATAATTTCAGCATCGTGTTCCACCAGCAGCATTACTTCCTGCGCGATTTCTGGATCCAGTTCTTCAATTCGGTAGTGATCGCGCTTTCGGCGGGCGCGCTGACCCTGGTGATCGCGACCGCGGCCGCCTTCTCGATCTCGCGGCTGCGCGTACCCGGCGGCCGTTGGGTAATGAATCTGGCGCTGTTCACCTATTTCATCCCGGCGGCGTTCCTCGCCGTGCCGATGTACCGCACCATGGGCAATTACGGCCTGCTCAACAATCACTGGTCGCTGATCCTCGCGATGGTGACGATCGCTTCCCCTTACGCAATCTGGGTGTTGAAGCAGGCTTCCGACAAGCTGCCGGTCGAACTGGATGAAGCCGCCACCATGGACGGCGCCACCACGCTGCAATTGTTCCGCCTGGTCTATGTGCCCTTGATGATGCCGTCGCTGGTGGCGATCGGCACCTACGCGATCCTGCTGGCCTGGAACGAATATCTCTACGCCTTCCTGCTGCTCTCCAAGGACACCGAGATCACGCTCCCCGTGGCGCTGGGCAATTTCCTCGCCGCCGACGATTCGCCATGGGAATTGCTGATGACCACCGGCTTCATCTACGCGCTGCCGCCGGCCGCGATCTATTACGCGTTCAAGCGCTACATGGTGGGCGGATTGACCGCGGGCGCGGTCAAGTCGTAA
- a CDS encoding monooxygenase produces MPNCIVVVQFDLPKRSEEMAVKGGTSTAPTYRGLASKGLIRKDYLNGESGTGGVYLWDSRESAEAWFTEARIADLTGRFGVRPRLTWYDTYVTVDNLKGETRVNGKAIEVVA; encoded by the coding sequence ATGCCCAATTGCATCGTCGTCGTTCAGTTCGATCTGCCGAAGCGCTCAGAGGAGATGGCGGTGAAAGGCGGCACTTCGACCGCACCGACCTATCGCGGCCTCGCCAGCAAAGGACTGATCCGAAAGGACTACCTGAATGGTGAAAGCGGCACCGGCGGCGTTTATCTCTGGGACAGCCGTGAATCGGCGGAAGCCTGGTTTACGGAAGCGCGCATCGCTGACTTGACCGGGCGCTTCGGGGTCCGGCCTCGCCTCACCTGGTACGACACCTATGTCACCGTCGACAATCTGAAGGGCGAGACCCGCGTCAACGGCAAGGCGATTGAGGTCGTGGCCTGA
- a CDS encoding ABC transporter permease — MARKVNSLSPFNVTALALGMAFLYLPIVILVIYSFNASRLVTVWGGWSLRWYYEFFNDRAMLDAAWMSLRVAAVSATIATLLGTLAAVGLVRGERFRGRSLLSGMLYAPLVMPEVISGLSLLLLFVALNAERGFWTVTIAHTTLTICFVTVVVQSRLASLDRSLEEAAMDLGCDPVQAFLRVTLPLIIPAIAAGWMLAFTLSLDDVVIASFTTGPGSATLPIRIYSEVRLGVKPEINAICTMVIALIAVVIVIASLASKLSSSQGESAAPL; from the coding sequence ATGGCGCGCAAGGTCAACAGCCTCTCGCCGTTCAACGTCACCGCGCTCGCGCTCGGGATGGCGTTTCTGTACCTGCCGATCGTGATCCTCGTCATCTATTCCTTCAATGCCTCGCGGCTGGTCACGGTGTGGGGCGGCTGGTCGCTGCGCTGGTACTACGAGTTCTTCAACGATCGCGCGATGCTGGATGCGGCCTGGATGAGCCTTCGCGTCGCCGCGGTTTCCGCCACCATCGCAACGCTGCTCGGGACGCTGGCGGCGGTCGGGCTGGTGCGCGGCGAGCGCTTCAGGGGGCGTTCGCTGTTGTCAGGCATGCTCTACGCGCCGCTGGTGATGCCGGAGGTGATCTCGGGGCTTTCGCTGCTGTTGCTGTTCGTGGCGCTGAACGCCGAACGCGGCTTCTGGACGGTGACGATCGCCCACACCACGCTGACCATCTGTTTCGTCACCGTGGTGGTGCAGTCGCGCCTCGCCTCGCTCGACCGCAGCCTCGAAGAGGCCGCGATGGATCTCGGCTGCGATCCGGTGCAGGCATTTCTTCGCGTAACACTGCCGCTGATCATTCCGGCGATCGCCGCCGGCTGGATGCTGGCCTTCACGCTCTCGCTCGACGACGTCGTGATCGCGAGCTTCACCACCGGGCCGGGCTCGGCAACGCTGCCGATCCGGATCTATTCCGAGGTGCGGCTGGGCGTGAAGCCCGAGATCAACGCGATCTGCACCATGGTGATCGCGCTGATCGCGGTGGTGATCGTCATCGCTTCGCTCGCCTCGAAACTGTCGAGCTCGCAAGGCGAGAGCGCCGCGCCGCTGTAG
- a CDS encoding carbohydrate ABC transporter permease: MAITISGDHALPGPPLSARLTTPQVWGIVLLAPYILVFLAFVVYPVGYGLWLARHPASYVALWHDPIFARAAVNTLIFLLIGINVKMLIALFLSGFFAQQRTWIKWLSVLFILPWAVPSIPTILSVRFMFNPEWGVINQLIFKFTGEDGPNWLNDPAVALTMAIGVHIWKSLPFWTLILMTGRLAISHDLYEAAEVDGASWSQKFRFITWPSMQTLYVTCTLLSMIWTLGDFNSVYLLTGGGPADLTHVLATLGIRYLRLDQLSLAMASIVCALPFVLPLVYFMMKRLSR; encoded by the coding sequence ATGGCAATCACGATTTCCGGCGACCACGCACTACCAGGCCCGCCGCTGTCGGCGCGGCTCACCACCCCGCAGGTCTGGGGCATCGTGCTGCTCGCGCCCTATATCCTCGTGTTTCTCGCCTTCGTGGTCTATCCCGTCGGCTATGGGCTGTGGCTGGCGCGGCATCCGGCGAGCTATGTCGCGCTCTGGCACGACCCGATCTTCGCGCGCGCCGCCGTCAACACGCTGATCTTCCTCCTGATCGGCATCAACGTCAAAATGCTGATCGCGCTGTTCTTGTCCGGCTTCTTCGCGCAGCAGCGCACCTGGATCAAATGGCTGTCGGTGCTGTTCATCCTGCCCTGGGCGGTGCCGTCGATCCCGACCATTCTCTCCGTGCGGTTCATGTTCAATCCGGAATGGGGCGTGATCAACCAGCTGATCTTCAAGTTCACCGGCGAGGACGGCCCGAACTGGCTGAACGACCCGGCGGTGGCGCTCACCATGGCGATCGGCGTGCACATCTGGAAATCGCTGCCGTTCTGGACGCTGATCCTGATGACCGGGCGGCTCGCCATCTCGCACGACCTCTATGAAGCCGCCGAGGTCGACGGCGCGAGCTGGTCGCAGAAATTCCGCTTTATCACCTGGCCGTCGATGCAGACGCTCTACGTCACCTGCACGCTGCTCTCGATGATCTGGACGCTCGGCGATTTCAACAGCGTCTATCTGCTCACCGGCGGCGGGCCTGCCGACCTCACCCACGTGCTGGCTACCCTCGGCATCCGCTATCTCAGGCTCGACCAGCTCTCGCTCGCGATGGCCTCGATCGTCTGCGCGCTGCCCTTCGTGCTGCCGCTGGTCTATTTCATGATGAAACGGTTGTCGCGATGA